In Streptomyces sp. P3, one DNA window encodes the following:
- a CDS encoding NUDIX domain-containing protein, with protein MIDVVKRSARAILLDGDDLVLIQRTKPGREPYWVTVGGGVEADDRTIEAALHREVYEELGGTVGRAELVYLITDELDDGIGIQHIFAANLVSMDLTARTGTEFSKPERGGYEVVRVPFTAEAVDELNLMPPQLAEFITANVDALVSVLDTPIREA; from the coding sequence ATGATCGACGTCGTCAAGCGCAGCGCCCGCGCCATCCTCCTCGATGGTGACGACCTTGTCCTGATCCAGCGCACCAAGCCGGGCCGGGAGCCGTATTGGGTGACGGTCGGCGGTGGTGTGGAAGCCGACGACAGAACCATCGAGGCGGCCCTGCACCGCGAGGTGTACGAGGAACTCGGCGGCACAGTGGGCCGCGCTGAACTCGTCTACCTGATCACCGACGAACTCGACGACGGCATCGGCATCCAGCACATCTTCGCCGCAAACCTGGTGTCGATGGACCTGACCGCGCGGACCGGCACGGAGTTCAGTAAGCCAGAGCGAGGAGGCTACGAAGTGGTCCGGGTGCCGTTCACAGCGGAAGCCGTCGACGAACTTAACCTGATGCCACCACAGTTGGCTGAGTTCATCACCGCCAACGTGGACGCACTCGTCTCCGTGCTCGACACGCCGATCCGCGAGGCTTGA
- a CDS encoding site-specific integrase yields MTTTLSARADHEPAPGVTPGRNRALAAQQRFPARTVPESWPGTERSRVEAARLLARPPYTLKNAGSELHHKHGIVMVLDWLEDQPGQTWQERWQASGIEQVGAAWRPVIKQWLHERGLKAAWRMPVVGRALTTVISAELLRPSVDWLAAGASRQGVLVRSMAHSRDPRGFERLRELGSQAQGVRPGAVSTTLCRSALILAAKGGTLADITIGDVLELLDTQAVVLKRAMAGTEVFYRLLHQFGALGEDAPPNLRAVRNLGQRTPEELIDRYGLICRPVRDLLVDYLRERQPALDYSSLKSLSYHLGKCFWQDIEHHHPGAASLRLAPDVIAQWKQRNRTKDKTVTAPDGRRTSTKVERLNHRDTLTQVRAFYLDIAQWALEDPGRWGPWVAPSPVRADELENRKHQRRRKARMDARTRERLPVLPILVRSVDQRRRDAAAVLEAARHTRPGKVFTAAGQQLVRAVVPHGTAGRIWAEDPETGKRRDLGLEDERAFWTWAAVEVLRATGIRIEELLELSHHSLVQYRLPTTGELVPLLQIVPSKTDTERLLLVSPELADVLSATICRARDTTGAVPLVRSWDRRECEWQAPAPLLFQRRISGEDRAFTDETVRTMLDQALIATGLTDATGEPLRYTPHDFRRLFITDAILNGLPPHIAQVIAGHQDINVTLGYKAVYPEEAIQAHMAFLARRRSLRPSEEYRVPTDDEWHEFLGHFERRKVSIGACGRAFGTPCIHEHACVRCPMLWPDPAQRDRLVEIRDNLLARIAEAEREGWLGEVEGLQVSLTGAEGKLAQLDQRPANRSIVDLGIPTITAPTVPHQHKPEGRR; encoded by the coding sequence ATGACCACCACTTTGTCGGCACGCGCCGACCACGAACCGGCACCCGGAGTCACCCCTGGGCGCAACCGCGCACTGGCCGCCCAGCAGCGCTTCCCCGCCCGGACCGTTCCCGAGAGCTGGCCGGGCACCGAGCGCTCGCGCGTCGAGGCGGCCCGATTGCTGGCCCGTCCGCCCTACACGCTGAAGAACGCCGGCAGCGAACTGCACCACAAGCACGGCATCGTCATGGTGCTGGACTGGCTGGAGGACCAGCCCGGACAGACCTGGCAGGAACGGTGGCAGGCCAGCGGCATCGAACAGGTCGGCGCCGCCTGGCGGCCGGTGATCAAGCAGTGGCTTCACGAGCGCGGCCTGAAGGCGGCCTGGCGCATGCCGGTGGTGGGCCGGGCCCTGACCACGGTGATCAGTGCTGAGCTGCTGCGGCCGTCGGTGGACTGGCTGGCCGCCGGGGCCAGCCGTCAAGGAGTGCTGGTCCGCTCCATGGCACACAGCCGTGATCCCCGCGGATTCGAGCGCCTGCGGGAGCTGGGATCTCAAGCCCAGGGCGTGCGGCCGGGCGCCGTCAGCACGACGCTCTGCCGCAGCGCCCTCATCCTCGCGGCGAAGGGCGGCACGCTGGCCGACATCACCATCGGCGACGTCCTGGAACTCCTCGACACCCAAGCCGTGGTGCTCAAGCGGGCGATGGCGGGGACCGAGGTGTTCTACCGCCTGCTGCACCAGTTCGGAGCCCTCGGAGAAGACGCCCCGCCGAATCTGCGCGCGGTCCGCAACCTGGGACAGCGCACCCCAGAGGAGCTGATCGACCGCTACGGACTGATCTGCCGCCCCGTCAGGGATCTGCTGGTGGACTACCTGCGGGAACGCCAGCCCGCGCTGGACTACAGCAGCCTGAAGTCCCTCTCCTACCACCTCGGCAAGTGTTTCTGGCAGGACATCGAGCACCACCATCCCGGCGCCGCCAGCCTCCGCCTCGCCCCGGACGTCATCGCGCAGTGGAAGCAGAGGAATCGCACCAAGGACAAGACCGTCACCGCCCCGGACGGCCGACGCACGAGCACCAAGGTCGAGAGGCTCAATCACCGCGACACGCTCACCCAGGTGCGGGCCTTCTACCTCGATATCGCCCAGTGGGCATTGGAAGACCCCGGTCGGTGGGGCCCGTGGGTGGCACCGAGCCCCGTGCGGGCTGACGAGCTGGAGAACCGCAAGCACCAACGACGACGCAAGGCCAGGATGGACGCCCGCACCCGCGAGCGTCTGCCGGTCCTGCCCATCCTCGTCCGCTCGGTCGACCAGCGTCGCAGGGACGCGGCCGCGGTACTGGAAGCCGCCCGACACACCCGCCCTGGCAAGGTGTTCACCGCAGCCGGTCAACAACTCGTACGCGCGGTGGTTCCGCACGGAACGGCCGGCCGGATCTGGGCCGAGGATCCGGAGACCGGCAAACGCCGCGATCTGGGGCTTGAGGACGAGCGGGCCTTCTGGACCTGGGCCGCCGTCGAGGTCCTGCGAGCCACCGGCATCCGCATCGAAGAACTACTGGAACTGAGCCATCACAGCCTGGTCCAATACCGGCTGCCCACCACCGGTGAACTCGTCCCCCTCCTGCAGATCGTGCCGTCCAAGACCGATACCGAGCGGCTGCTGCTGGTCAGCCCCGAGCTCGCCGACGTCCTGAGCGCGACTATCTGCCGAGCCCGGGACACCACCGGCGCCGTTCCTCTGGTCCGTTCTTGGGACCGCCGCGAATGCGAGTGGCAGGCACCAGCCCCGTTGCTGTTCCAACGACGCATCTCCGGCGAGGACCGCGCATTCACCGACGAAACCGTCCGCACGATGCTGGACCAGGCCCTCATCGCGACGGGTCTGACCGATGCCACCGGCGAGCCACTGCGCTACACACCGCACGACTTCCGCCGACTGTTCATCACCGACGCCATCCTCAACGGACTGCCGCCACACATCGCCCAGGTCATTGCAGGCCACCAGGACATCAACGTCACCCTCGGCTACAAGGCCGTCTATCCCGAAGAGGCCATTCAGGCGCACATGGCCTTCCTCGCCCGCCGCCGATCTCTCCGTCCCAGCGAGGAATACCGCGTCCCCACCGATGATGAATGGCATGAATTCCTCGGCCACTTCGAGCGGCGCAAAGTCTCCATCGGCGCCTGCGGTCGCGCGTTCGGCACCCCCTGCATCCACGAACACGCCTGCGTCCGCTGCCCGATGCTCTGGCCCGACCCCGCCCAACGTGACCGGCTCGTCGAAATCCGAGACAACCTCCTCGCCCGCATCGCCGAGGCCGAACGCGAAGGATGGCTCGGCGAGGTGGAAGGGCTCCAGGTGAGCCTTACCGGAGCGGAGGGAAAACTCGCCCAACTCGACCAGCGCCCCGCCAACCGGAGCATCGTCGACCTCGGCATTCCCACGATCACCGCCCCCACCGTCCCACACCAACACAAGCCAGAGGGACGAAGGTAG
- a CDS encoding site-specific integrase, translating into MEASRDLSALSVPLVGELVAMDDPWDPYLLINPTGEPVEGAGAFLRDLQGAGRSAATARSYGMDLLRWFRFLWAVEVSWDRASRIEARDFSRWLQIAGQPRRPHWRRPSEAGRWAAGGKPYAPSVRAHSETVLRTFYDFHRDNGTGPVLNPFPLDRSRHGRRAHAHRNPLDPPRNERSGLYRPRVPTRVPRSVPDEEFNEIFARLPSHRDRALVAFYISTGARASELLSTWQAGVDPGRQLISVVRKGTREVQELPASTDAFVWLRLYQVEMDDAIPRGRRLPLWWTLRSPSRPLTYHAVHRMFERANAKAGTSATLHALRHTAAYRMAEDPSLPLTDVQFVLGHAQLTTTQLYLTPRKEVVIRRLLAHHAEQTRQAAARVAPPPAADYRPESLEVLFGAGAR; encoded by the coding sequence ATGGAGGCATCGAGAGACCTGTCAGCCCTGTCCGTACCCCTGGTCGGGGAGCTGGTGGCCATGGATGATCCGTGGGATCCCTACCTGCTGATCAACCCGACCGGGGAACCGGTCGAGGGAGCTGGCGCCTTCTTGCGGGATCTGCAGGGAGCTGGTCGTTCGGCGGCGACGGCCCGTTCCTACGGGATGGATCTGCTGCGCTGGTTCCGCTTCTTGTGGGCTGTCGAGGTGTCGTGGGACCGGGCAAGTCGGATCGAGGCGAGGGACTTCTCCCGCTGGCTTCAGATCGCCGGCCAGCCGAGGCGTCCGCACTGGCGGCGCCCGAGCGAGGCTGGCCGATGGGCTGCGGGCGGGAAGCCGTACGCACCGTCGGTGCGAGCGCACAGCGAGACAGTGCTGCGCACCTTTTACGACTTCCACCGCGACAACGGCACCGGTCCGGTCCTCAACCCGTTCCCACTGGACCGATCACGGCATGGCCGACGAGCGCACGCCCATCGCAACCCGCTGGACCCGCCCCGCAACGAACGTAGTGGGCTCTACCGTCCGAGAGTGCCCACGCGAGTGCCCCGCAGTGTCCCTGATGAGGAGTTCAACGAGATCTTCGCCCGGCTCCCGTCGCACCGGGACCGGGCCCTTGTCGCCTTCTACATCTCCACCGGCGCCCGGGCCAGCGAGCTGCTCAGCACATGGCAGGCCGGCGTGGATCCGGGGCGTCAGCTGATCTCGGTGGTCCGCAAGGGCACCCGGGAAGTCCAGGAACTACCGGCCTCAACCGACGCGTTCGTCTGGCTGCGGCTCTACCAGGTGGAGATGGACGATGCGATCCCGCGCGGGCGGCGCCTCCCACTGTGGTGGACCCTGCGCTCACCGTCGAGACCGCTGACCTATCACGCGGTTCACCGCATGTTCGAGCGGGCGAACGCCAAGGCGGGGACCTCTGCGACGCTGCATGCGCTCCGGCACACTGCCGCCTACCGCATGGCCGAGGATCCCAGCCTGCCCCTCACCGATGTCCAATTCGTCCTCGGTCACGCCCAGTTGACCACGACACAGCTCTATCTCACGCCCCGCAAGGAGGTGGTGATCCGGCGATTGCTGGCCCACCACGCCGAACAGACGCGGCAGGCAGCCGCCCGCGTCGCACCGCCTCCCGCAGCCGACTACCGGCCGGAGAGCCTCGAGGTGCTGTTCGGAGCCGGTGCCCGATGA
- a CDS encoding HAD family hydrolase, with amino-acid sequence MPLLMLDLDNTLVDRDAAFRAAATALLAEHALPETDIEWLMTLDASGYTPKPAVAEAMADRYGTALPETAIRTLLDRGAADRVVLAKTTREALTKALTDGWTCVIVTNGRTVQQEAKIRNTGLERLVQGWVISERVGHRKPDPEIFHAAAEVVGVPLSGAWMIGDSPSADIGGANGLGLRSVWVSGGRPWPEDSYRPTHVASGVSSAINFAIGTT; translated from the coding sequence ATGCCGTTGCTGATGCTGGATCTCGACAACACATTGGTAGACCGCGACGCCGCCTTCCGGGCCGCGGCCACCGCACTCCTGGCGGAGCATGCACTGCCCGAAACCGACATCGAATGGCTGATGACCCTCGACGCGAGCGGCTACACACCCAAACCGGCTGTCGCAGAGGCCATGGCGGACCGCTACGGGACGGCGCTTCCTGAGACCGCTATCCGAACGCTTCTCGATCGTGGCGCCGCTGATCGCGTCGTTTTGGCCAAGACCACCCGCGAGGCGCTCACGAAGGCGCTCACCGATGGCTGGACCTGCGTGATTGTCACCAACGGCCGCACCGTGCAGCAAGAAGCGAAAATCCGCAATACCGGGCTCGAACGGCTCGTACAGGGCTGGGTGATCTCCGAACGCGTTGGTCATAGGAAGCCGGACCCGGAGATCTTCCACGCGGCGGCGGAAGTCGTCGGAGTTCCCCTCTCCGGCGCCTGGATGATCGGCGATTCGCCGAGTGCCGACATCGGAGGCGCGAACGGGCTCGGTCTTCGAAGCGTGTGGGTGTCGGGCGGCAGGCCGTGGCCCGAGGACTCATACCGGCCCACCCACGTTGCCAGCGGCGTCTCCTCAGCGATCAACTTTGCCATCGGCACGACGTGA
- a CDS encoding NUDIX domain-containing protein, whose product MTTRLIAAVLVTDPDSGRLLILRRSAHLDFAPGEWDVPSGKGEPREPITATAVRELKEETGVVAAEADLRLVHIVHGSWGAEVPGMFMALVFHTDQWSGTPHNAEPHKHDTIAWVPPDDLPQPFTHTTLVAVQRYLDGGPILSLDGWPEAG is encoded by the coding sequence ATGACGACGCGACTCATCGCCGCTGTTCTCGTCACGGATCCAGACAGCGGCAGACTCCTCATCCTGCGGCGGAGCGCGCACTTGGATTTCGCGCCTGGCGAGTGGGACGTCCCCAGTGGCAAGGGCGAGCCCCGTGAACCGATCACCGCGACCGCGGTACGGGAACTGAAGGAGGAGACGGGCGTCGTGGCCGCCGAGGCGGACCTACGCCTGGTCCACATCGTCCACGGCTCCTGGGGGGCGGAGGTCCCAGGGATGTTCATGGCCCTGGTCTTCCACACCGACCAGTGGAGCGGTACTCCCCACAACGCGGAGCCGCACAAGCACGACACCATCGCCTGGGTGCCGCCGGACGACCTGCCCCAACCCTTTACACACACCACCCTGGTCGCCGTCCAGCGGTACCTGGACGGCGGCCCGATCCTTTCACTCGACGGCTGGCCAGAGGCCGGATGA
- a CDS encoding PD-(D/E)XK nuclease family protein, with product MTEWPLPAGTTGDSGLIRVFTGGAKEGDEDCPTLRAVKARPRLRPTHRTPYKPADYEPFALAAVMRRLDTVEFGRPRDDPARVRPSHPGLERYAEHAAAQYLDAVKSLDPRGELLPDPQYWVKQSRTAAEGQGTSTVYELRVWGRCYASRDRAVCELRLLRFGSVQPGRRGPAERDPAEVAMAAYVAAHGGRAPEPTRWGDAHDVHSAVTPQRVRVVEIGCLDGSVRPPLFDGTPQEAEAAYHKLAAPRLRATVDAVDRRPGPGCATCKLAASCPDLARTPGILQIADGARPRRTLSVTDLRRHANCPAQEHLRRIHLPYDKDVEHDHHVVRGHAVHAWLQHLHARTPQRPCTPDDAPADRSDWAVDDWHLTGDDAELGARLIARHAAVCPLRHADPDAALVAERLLTFHDTQADVVLVAKPDLLYRSGGSVVWREVKSTKYRTPRGGKDILELYPQAALAVVLLADGALGGDVRRSRVEVEILRPTGPDLELVSPRQADRVATARQVLHDLAAPWHADRTSAPNPGTQCARCEVSRWCPAAPSSSASSSLQ from the coding sequence GTGACTGAGTGGCCGCTGCCCGCAGGAACCACGGGTGACTCGGGCCTGATCAGAGTGTTCACCGGAGGCGCGAAGGAGGGGGACGAGGACTGCCCCACGCTGCGGGCCGTCAAGGCCCGGCCACGCCTTCGCCCCACGCACCGCACCCCCTACAAGCCGGCGGACTACGAACCGTTCGCCCTAGCCGCCGTAATGCGCCGGCTCGACACCGTAGAGTTCGGCCGCCCCCGGGACGATCCGGCCCGAGTGCGCCCCTCGCACCCCGGGCTCGAGCGCTATGCCGAGCATGCCGCAGCCCAGTACCTGGACGCGGTCAAATCCCTCGATCCAAGAGGAGAGTTGCTGCCCGATCCGCAGTACTGGGTCAAGCAGTCGAGGACAGCAGCCGAGGGTCAAGGCACTTCCACCGTGTACGAGTTGAGAGTCTGGGGGCGCTGCTACGCCAGCCGTGACCGTGCAGTGTGTGAGCTGCGCCTGCTCCGGTTCGGATCGGTGCAGCCCGGGCGACGCGGGCCGGCTGAGCGGGATCCGGCGGAGGTCGCGATGGCGGCATACGTCGCTGCCCACGGCGGCCGTGCACCGGAACCCACCCGATGGGGTGACGCGCACGACGTGCACAGCGCCGTCACCCCGCAGCGGGTACGGGTCGTGGAGATCGGCTGCCTGGACGGCTCGGTCCGTCCCCCGCTGTTCGACGGGACACCCCAGGAAGCCGAAGCCGCCTATCACAAGCTCGCCGCGCCCCGCCTGCGCGCCACGGTCGATGCCGTGGACAGGCGCCCGGGCCCCGGATGCGCGACCTGCAAGCTCGCCGCTTCCTGCCCTGACCTGGCGCGCACGCCGGGCATCTTGCAGATCGCGGACGGGGCACGGCCTCGCCGCACCCTGTCCGTCACCGATCTGCGCCGCCATGCGAACTGCCCCGCGCAGGAACATCTGCGGCGCATCCATCTGCCCTACGACAAGGACGTCGAGCACGACCATCACGTGGTGCGCGGGCACGCGGTGCACGCCTGGCTGCAGCATCTGCACGCGCGCACCCCACAACGCCCCTGCACGCCGGACGACGCCCCCGCCGACCGGTCCGACTGGGCGGTCGACGACTGGCACCTGACGGGGGACGATGCCGAACTCGGTGCCCGCCTGATCGCCCGTCATGCCGCCGTGTGCCCGCTGCGCCACGCCGATCCGGATGCCGCGCTGGTCGCGGAAAGGCTCCTCACCTTCCACGACACACAGGCCGATGTCGTGCTCGTGGCCAAGCCGGACCTCCTGTACCGCAGTGGCGGTTCGGTGGTGTGGCGTGAGGTCAAGAGCACCAAGTACCGCACCCCGCGCGGGGGCAAGGACATCCTGGAGCTGTATCCCCAGGCGGCCCTGGCCGTGGTGTTGCTGGCCGACGGTGCACTCGGCGGTGACGTGCGCCGCTCCCGCGTCGAGGTGGAGATCCTGCGGCCCACCGGACCGGACCTGGAACTTGTCTCCCCCCGTCAGGCCGACCGTGTTGCCACAGCCCGGCAGGTGCTCCACGACCTCGCCGCCCCGTGGCATGCGGACCGCACATCCGCCCCGAACCCGGGAACCCAGTGCGCCCGCTGCGAGGTGTCCCGTTGGTGCCCCGCCGCACCCTCCTCCTCTGCTTCGTCGTCCCTCCAGTGA
- a CDS encoding serine/threonine-protein kinase yields the protein MGSQNEIIARRYRLVRRLGGGAMGEVSLAYDLSLGRQVAVKQLHAHNVEREEGRYADRLEREAKATTGLSRCRHFPQVYDFGYHADEPYLVMEYIEGPTLAELAANHHPLSFSTITAILAQLATALSCLHDAEFVHRDLKPTNVMIASGGVIKVVDLGIVAVSDPHATRLTATGQVPGTAAYMAPEQAADGLAEPRSDLYSTGCLVFELVTGELLFNAPTAHAMARAHIDQAPRKTRDVRPETPPWLAHIIDRLLHKDPELRFPDARALYGACHPHLDDLRGTGGPRLGRFDPALLWRAPCSPPPPPQPSTPPPRRSPGTRMDALARSRTRRTDLRRDDLAQVRADAAAQAANGDLRGAVQRIEECLASAVGHFGRIEKGVVRLGIDHAGLLCEQGLSKQAHAAYVDVRPDAVLAFGEESPEVREIDEGIEGCEEDGTWN from the coding sequence GTGGGTTCACAGAACGAAATCATCGCCAGGCGGTACCGCCTCGTGCGCCGGCTTGGTGGCGGCGCGATGGGCGAGGTGAGCCTGGCGTACGACCTGAGCCTTGGCCGGCAGGTCGCCGTCAAGCAGCTCCACGCGCACAACGTCGAACGAGAAGAGGGGCGTTACGCGGATCGCCTGGAGCGTGAGGCCAAGGCGACCACCGGGCTCAGCCGCTGCCGGCACTTCCCCCAGGTGTACGACTTCGGATACCACGCCGACGAGCCCTATCTCGTCATGGAGTACATCGAGGGACCCACCCTGGCGGAGCTGGCGGCCAACCATCACCCCTTGTCCTTCTCCACGATCACGGCGATCCTGGCTCAACTCGCCACCGCGCTGTCCTGTTTGCACGACGCCGAATTCGTCCACCGCGACCTCAAGCCGACCAACGTCATGATCGCGTCAGGCGGCGTCATCAAGGTGGTGGACCTCGGCATCGTCGCCGTCTCCGACCCCCACGCGACGCGACTGACGGCCACCGGCCAGGTGCCGGGCACCGCGGCGTACATGGCCCCTGAGCAGGCCGCCGACGGTCTCGCCGAGCCCCGCAGTGACCTCTACTCCACGGGCTGCCTCGTATTTGAACTCGTCACGGGAGAACTCCTCTTCAACGCGCCGACCGCTCACGCGATGGCGCGCGCCCACATTGATCAGGCGCCCCGCAAGACCCGGGACGTGCGCCCCGAAACCCCACCATGGCTGGCCCACATCATCGATCGGCTGCTGCACAAGGACCCGGAACTGCGCTTCCCCGACGCGCGAGCCCTGTACGGGGCTTGCCACCCGCATCTGGACGACCTCAGGGGAACGGGTGGCCCCCGGCTCGGCCGCTTCGATCCGGCCCTGCTCTGGCGTGCCCCGTGCTCACCACCGCCCCCGCCGCAACCGTCAACGCCGCCTCCGCGGCGCTCTCCCGGTACCCGGATGGATGCCTTGGCCCGCAGCCGGACGCGGCGAACCGACCTGAGACGGGACGACTTGGCCCAGGTTCGCGCCGACGCTGCCGCACAGGCGGCCAATGGTGATCTGCGAGGCGCCGTCCAGCGCATCGAGGAGTGCCTGGCATCGGCCGTCGGCCACTTCGGTCGCATCGAGAAGGGTGTGGTCCGCTTGGGCATCGACCACGCCGGCCTGCTGTGTGAACAGGGGTTGTCGAAGCAGGCGCACGCCGCTTACGTCGACGTGCGCCCCGACGCCGTCCTCGCATTCGGAGAGGAGAGTCCAGAAGTGCGCGAGATCGACGAAGGCATCGAGGGATGCGAGGAGGACGGAACGTGGAACTGA
- a CDS encoding N-6 DNA methylase, which produces MTEEPTTVTATGIARIAGVGRAAVSNWRRRHQDFPRPIAGTAASPAFDLDEVELWLDQQGKLRTVGPLDRLQQRLEALGTAGQSAEALVLVGLTLLTAPAEVPTPRQLADAVRLLTSPRHADVLLTDLPVAWSPTHREILEVSCSLSDQEDRVGILEHLHAQYVTARGAAGLTDTPVPVVSLMLDLVGPAASVLDVACGTGTFLRAAFDRVNAAGGTPQLLGLDARPEHVRIALLRLLVLRQQARAASGTGDELCLRVGDPLLEGAFPVDHVDAVVGSPPHSPRDWGHDRLAFDPRWAYGGLPPRTEPELAWVQHVLAQLKPGGRAALLLPPAVAARPAGRRIRSELVRRGALQAVVGLPPTATVGSGNGVHVWLLQRPYEDSTPPTGVLFVNGDDVPLDANVRPKVRLEALRRHIAPLWDRYRKGHGPLATDADFARDVPLAELLDEDVDFTPRHRVPNPDSIPCPPDDLLKMPAVVKAQLNSLRNTLPEFAPAQAPTASGGPTATLGELSRTGALSLHRHAARAAHRDAPDPDRHEPALTSQDVIAGRPASGSVPVSPDDDPAARVRAHDILIPAIAQTLVARVATDEQIGARLGPGVHAVRVDLDFLDPWFAAGALTRSENATKAARTSTGTSGALRIDVKRLRLPVLAIEEQRRRSETLRRLTEWDAALSRLAEAGHEAVRALTSALVDGALDALDK; this is translated from the coding sequence GTGACAGAAGAACCGACCACCGTGACGGCCACGGGCATCGCCAGGATCGCAGGTGTCGGCCGGGCCGCAGTGAGTAACTGGCGCCGACGCCACCAGGATTTCCCTCGGCCGATCGCCGGCACAGCCGCGAGCCCCGCCTTCGACCTGGACGAGGTTGAGCTATGGCTCGACCAGCAGGGCAAGCTCCGCACTGTCGGCCCGCTCGACCGACTCCAGCAGCGTCTGGAAGCGCTCGGGACGGCCGGGCAGTCCGCAGAGGCCCTCGTCCTGGTCGGCCTGACACTCCTGACGGCGCCTGCCGAAGTGCCCACCCCTCGCCAACTTGCCGACGCCGTGCGTCTGCTGACTTCACCCCGTCACGCCGACGTGCTCTTGACGGACCTCCCGGTCGCATGGTCACCAACGCACCGAGAGATCCTCGAGGTCTCGTGCTCGTTGAGCGACCAAGAGGACCGTGTTGGAATTCTGGAGCACCTTCACGCGCAATACGTGACAGCCCGAGGCGCGGCCGGCCTCACCGATACGCCCGTGCCTGTCGTCAGCCTGATGCTGGATCTCGTCGGCCCCGCCGCCTCTGTCCTCGACGTCGCCTGCGGCACCGGCACATTCTTGCGCGCCGCCTTCGACAGGGTGAACGCGGCAGGCGGCACGCCACAGCTTCTGGGGCTGGACGCCCGTCCCGAACACGTGCGCATCGCGCTGCTGCGCCTGCTGGTCTTGCGGCAGCAGGCCAGGGCCGCTTCGGGCACCGGCGACGAACTGTGCCTGCGCGTCGGCGATCCGCTCCTTGAGGGCGCCTTCCCCGTCGACCACGTCGATGCCGTCGTCGGCAGTCCTCCCCACAGTCCCCGCGACTGGGGCCACGACCGCCTCGCCTTCGATCCCCGGTGGGCCTATGGAGGTCTGCCCCCGCGTACCGAACCCGAACTTGCTTGGGTACAACACGTGTTGGCTCAGCTGAAGCCCGGCGGGAGGGCCGCCTTGCTCCTGCCGCCCGCAGTGGCTGCGCGTCCCGCGGGACGCCGCATCCGCAGCGAATTGGTCCGGCGCGGCGCCCTGCAGGCAGTCGTCGGGCTCCCCCCGACGGCGACCGTCGGCAGCGGCAACGGCGTGCATGTATGGCTTCTCCAACGTCCGTACGAGGACAGCACCCCACCTACAGGTGTGCTGTTCGTCAACGGCGACGACGTGCCTCTGGATGCGAACGTGCGCCCGAAGGTCCGTCTCGAGGCGCTGCGCCGCCACATCGCTCCGTTGTGGGACCGCTACCGTAAGGGACACGGACCCTTGGCCACGGATGCAGACTTCGCCCGGGATGTGCCGCTGGCCGAGCTGCTCGACGAGGACGTTGACTTCACCCCCCGGCATCGCGTGCCGAACCCGGACTCCATTCCGTGCCCGCCCGACGACCTGCTCAAGATGCCAGCGGTCGTGAAGGCTCAACTCAATTCCCTCCGAAATACGTTGCCAGAATTTGCCCCCGCCCAGGCGCCTACGGCGTCTGGCGGTCCCACTGCGACGCTGGGCGAACTCTCTCGGACCGGGGCGCTGAGCCTGCACCGCCATGCGGCCCGCGCCGCACACCGCGATGCCCCCGACCCTGATCGGCACGAACCAGCGCTGACGAGCCAGGACGTCATCGCCGGCCGACCCGCCAGCGGTTCAGTTCCCGTCAGCCCCGACGACGACCCGGCGGCCCGGGTACGGGCCCACGACATCCTCATCCCAGCAATCGCCCAAACCTTGGTCGCCCGGGTCGCGACGGATGAGCAGATCGGAGCCCGGCTGGGGCCGGGCGTGCACGCCGTGCGCGTGGATCTGGACTTCCTCGACCCGTGGTTCGCGGCCGGCGCTCTCACACGCTCCGAGAACGCCACGAAGGCAGCCCGAACGTCCACCGGAACAAGCGGAGCCCTCCGCATCGATGTGAAACGGCTGCGTCTGCCCGTGTTGGCAATCGAGGAACAACGACGCCGGAGCGAAACCCTGCGTCGTCTTACCGAGTGGGATGCGGCGTTGTCCCGGCTTGCCGAGGCAGGACATGAAGCCGTTCGGGCCCTGACCAGCGCCCTGGTTGACGGGGCGCTCGACGCGTTGGACAAATGA